A stretch of DNA from Mucilaginibacter daejeonensis:
TAACCAGGTATTCGAGTATGTAAAGTTCCTCATAGGAGGGCACTCACTACCAAAAAAGCAAAAAAATGCCACGTTCAGTTAACGCAGTAGCGTCGAGAAGACGCAGGAAAAAGATCATGAACCTTGCAAAAGGTTACTATGGTTCACGCAGCAAGGTTTACACCATTGCCAAAAACACAGTAGAAAAAGGTTTACAGTACGCTTACCGCGACCGTAAGACCAAAAAGAGAGAGTTCCGCGCTTTATGGATCCAGCGTATCAACGCCGGTGCCCGTCAGTATGGTATCTCTTACTCACAATTGATGGGTAAGTTGAACGCCAGCGAGATCGGTTTGAACCGTAAAGTATTGGCCGACCTGGCCATGAATCATCCAGAGGCTTTCAAAGCCGTGGTTGACGCTGTTAAATAAGCAACTCGCTCTATATAACATCAAAAAAGCCCCGTTCATTTATTGAATGGGGCTTTTTGCGTTAAGCGCTTTTTGACGATCACGGGTTGGTGGACCATAAGCCTACTTCTTTCACAAAGGCGCGTTGCGGCAGCTTCAGGTTGTTCACCACCAAAAAGGCCAGGTCATCAGGTTGTAGCACTTTCTCTTCGTTACCATCGGTGAATTTGGCGCTCAGTGTCATTTCGGTGGCGATGGTGCTTGGGTTCACGGTCATGACGCGGATGTTGGACTTGCGCACCTCCTGCATCAGCGATTCAGTAAGGTTGATCAGCGCGGCTTTGGATGCTCCGTAAGCGCTCATCTTGGCAGCGCCCTTTAAGCCTGCGGTAGAAGCGATGTTGATCACGTCGCCCTTGCCTTGCTTGATGATGATCGGCAACACCTCGCGCAGCATGTAGAACGTACCGAACACGTTCAGTTTGAACACTTGTTCCCATTCCTCTACAGGGGTTTCTAATACGCTGCCTACGCTCAGCATGCCCGCGTTGTTGATCAGGATATCAATGGTGGTCAGCTTTTCGGTGATGCTGGCCACGGCGGCTTTAACCTGCATGTGGTCGCTTACATCGGCACTGGCAACAGCTACGCTGATAGATGGGTCTATGCGTTTGGCTTCTTCAGCAACGCTTTCAATATCTTTACTGGTGCGGGCGATCAGGCCCACGTTCACACCTTCGGCTGCTAAGGCCAGGGCCATGGCTCTGCCTAATCCTTTGCCTGCGCCGGTTATGATGGCGGTCTTTCCTTTTAATGAGTTCATTTGGTAAATGTTATCGTTCTGTTGTTCAAAAGTTGAAAATGTTGCCAAAAATAATGCAATTCTCAGCTTGAACCGAAACAGTATAACGATCAGCTCGTGGTTATGCTTGCGCGAAAAGTAAATTAAAGGGGACGGCTGAAGTGTCGCTACTTCTTATCGTCGAGGTCGAGGGCGTGGTCTACCTTGGCGTTCTGTCCACTCCAGATCTTTACCGCCGACCATGGTTGGGCAGGCGCACTCCAGTATTCGTCAGTTTCGGACAGGCCTAATGGCAGGAAGATATTGGTGCACAAGTATAAGCTGCCGGTGGTGATGTAATAATCGGCCAGGCCGGTTTGATGTCCGCAAAGGCCCAGGTTGAGCCAGCCTTTATCAGTAAAGGTGCCCGGCGCATCAAGCGTGCGGTGTACCACTGCGGTCAGCGCTCCGCGTACTTGCGCAGGGGTAAGGGATGCAGGTAAGCGCTTCTGTAATGCCATATTGGCCAAATGCTGAAAGGCACCGCCCCGGTAAGCGATCGAGCGACCGGTGGCCGCAAAGGAGCCATCGGAATTAATGAGCATTTCCTGTATCTCGGCATAACGCTTGGTGGTCTTATCCAGGAGGGTGGTATAGGCGCTGTAGGTCTTGCGCTTGTTGTTGAAGATATCCAGAATGGTTGACAGGAACGGTTGGATCACATAGCTGTTATAATAGTCTAATTTAAAGTGCGGACCGTCATTAAATAAGCCATCGCCGGCGT
This window harbors:
- a CDS encoding 3-ketoacyl-ACP reductase encodes the protein MNSLKGKTAIITGAGKGLGRAMALALAAEGVNVGLIARTSKDIESVAEEAKRIDPSISVAVASADVSDHMQVKAAVASITEKLTTIDILINNAGMLSVGSVLETPVEEWEQVFKLNVFGTFYMLREVLPIIIKQGKGDVINIASTAGLKGAAKMSAYGASKAALINLTESLMQEVRKSNIRVMTVNPSTIATEMTLSAKFTDGNEEKVLQPDDLAFLVVNNLKLPQRAFVKEVGLWSTNP
- the rplT gene encoding 50S ribosomal protein L20; the protein is MPRSVNAVASRRRRKKIMNLAKGYYGSRSKVYTIAKNTVEKGLQYAYRDRKTKKREFRALWIQRINAGARQYGISYSQLMGKLNASEIGLNRKVLADLAMNHPEAFKAVVDAVK